Genomic DNA from Vibrio vulnificus CMCP6:
GTCGTTTGGTTCTGTAATCGACGTGAACATTGAGAGGCGGCCTAACAGCCGCCTCTGTTAATAGAATTATCGGACAATTGGATGACAAGCGAGCACGCGTGTGTTTTTTGTCCATCGAATTGTCGTCTGGCTCACAGGCTAAATTGATTTACTTTTCACACCATTAACATCTCTGTAAACTGTTGGCGGTCTGAAAATGTTTAAAACAAACCACTCTTAAACAAAAATCAAAACTCACTCAGCCTGTTAGGGATAATGACTACAAGAGGTCAAAATGAGCAAAGAAATTAAAGCCCAGGTGGTAGTACTTGGTGCCGGTCCTGCTGGTTACTCCGCTGCATTCCGTTGTGCAGACTTAGGTCTGGACACTGTTCTTATTGAACGTTACAACACCCTTGGTGGTGTGTGTCTGAACGTGGGTTGTATCCCATCGAAAGCACTGCTTCACGTTGCGAAAGTGATCGAAGAAGCAAAAGCGCTTGCTGAGCACGGCATCGTATTTGGTGAACCTCAAACAGACATCGACAAAATTCGTCTTTGGAAAGAAAAAGTAATCAACCAGTTGACTGGCGGTCTTGGCGGTATGGCGAAGATGCGTAAAGTGAACGTGGTGAATGGCTTTGGTAAATTCACTGGCCCTAACACGATTGAAGTAGAAGGTGAAGACGGTAAAACCGTGGTTAACTTCGACAACGCGATCGTCGCTGCAGGTTCTCGCCCAATCAAATTGCCATTTATCCCACATGAAGACCCACGTATTTGGGACTCAACTGATGCGCTTGAACTGAAAGAAGTACCAGGAAAGCTGCTGATCATGGGTGGTGGTATCATCGGCCTAGAAATGGGTACCGTTTACCACTCGCTAGGTTCACAGATCGACGTTGTGGAAATGTTCGATCAAGTGATTCCAGCGGCAGACAAAGATATCGTGAAGGTTTACACCAAGCGTATCAGCAAGAAATTTAACCTAATGCTGGAAACGAAAGTAACGGCAGTTGAAGCGAAAGAAGATGGTATCTACGTTTCAATGGAAGGCAAAAAAGCACCAGCAGAAGCTGAGCGCTATGATGCGGTTCTTGTGGCTATCGGTCGTGTACCAAATGGCAAACTGATCGACGGTGAAAAAGCGGGTCTTGAAATCGATGAGCGCGGCTTCATCAACGTTGACAAGCAAATGCGTACTAACGTTCCTCACATCTTTGCTATCGGTGACATCGTTGGTCAACCAATGCTAGCGCACAAAGGTGTGCATGAAGGCCACGTGGCTGCAGAAGTTATCTCAGGTAAGAAGCACTACTTCGATCCTAAAGTGATTCCTTCAATTGCTTACACTGAGCCAGAAGTGGCATGGGTTGGTAAGACTGAGAAAGAAGCAAAAGCAGAAGGCATCAACTACGAAGTGGCTACGTTCCCATGGGCAGCATCGGGTCGTGCAATCGCCTCTGACTGCGCTGACGGTATGACAAAGCTGATCTTTGATAAAGAAACGCATCGCGTTATCGGTGGTGCTATCGTTGGTACCAACGGTGGTGAACTGCTTGGTGAAATCGGCCTTGCTATCGAGATGGGTTGTGATGCTGAAGATATCGCACTGACAATTCACGCTCACCCAACGCTACACGAATCTGTTGGTCTAGCGGCGGAAGTGTTTGAAGGTACAATCACTGACCTACCAAACGCGAAAGCGAAGAAGAAAAAATAATCTTCTTAGCGAGTCGTCAAAATAAAACCGCTGAATCATCAGCGGTTTTTTATTTCTTCAAAAACGGCCCCACGTTTTTGAAGAAATAAAAAAGGTTGGCCGTAGCCAACCTTGATATGAGGTTACTGGTGTTATTCGTGCTCGCGTTTATAGATGCATAGCATGTCTAAGTAGCTGCTGACCAGTTTGCTGAGCTCTGCGGTATTGTTGGTACGGTTTGCTTGAACAAACAGCGAGTAACAAATGCCGTGGAACAAGTTCGCCAAATCTTCTGGGTTGTGTTGGTCACACACTTCACCACGCTCAATGGCTTTGATGAACATGTTTTGTACCAGTAATTGATTAGTACGGTTGGTGGTGACAAACAGAGGCCAAACTTCATCACGCGTCGACGCACTCCACTCGAACCAAACTTTCAACCAGTGATTGTCTTGCACCACAAGCTCAATCATTGCGTTGGTGATGTTGGCGATGTTTTCTTTAGCGTGAAGATCCAAATCGATGTTGTCAGATAGGAAATTAGAAAACTGACGAACGACATGGTTAAGCACTTCGTCTACAAGATCTTCGCGAGTTGGGAAGTAGTTGAAGACGGTCGCCACAGAAACTTGCGCAATTTCAGCGATGTCTGCGTGACCACCACGGCCAATGCCACGACGAGCAAACACTTCCAGTGCAATTTCCATGAGCTGCTGTTTACGTTTTAGCGGAGATAAGCGAGTTCGCGGTCTCTTTGCGATTGAGTCCATAGGTTGTTTCCTTACCAATGAGTTGGGGTACCGAGCTCGGGAACGGCTTAGCTGTTCCTATTGATTGTTTTAATAATTGCTTTTAGCTCCATGAGTGTAATGGTGCATATGCATTGGGTCAATAACTTATGGTGAATAAATGAACAGTAATGTCAATATTGATATCTATCTTGAGCAACTTTTATTTAAATTGGCATCGAGATCTCGTTTATTGATGTGATAGTAAATAGCGTATTGCACTGGCACAACTTCTTCCTTTGGGGGTTAAAGATTGCTTTGCGGAGTGTTACACTACGCGAGAATTTCAGGTGAACGTTTGCGTATTGACCTAAGCGACACTTTGCTCGGGTACGAAACTCACCATTAGCAACTATAAAACATTGAGTACAGTATGAAACATACAGTAGAAGTTATGATTTCTGAGCAGACCGTTCAGGAACGAGTTCGTGAATTAGGTAAACAGATTACTGCGCATTACCAAGGCAGTGAAGATCTTGTGCTAGTCGGCTTGCTACGTGGTTCGTTTGTTTTTATGGCGGATCTTGCTCGTGCCATTGAACTCACGCACCAAGTCGATTTTATGACGGCTTCTAGCTACGGTAATACAATGGAAAGCTCGCGTGACGTTCGCATTCTGAAAGATCTCGATGATGACATCAAAGGCAAGGATGTCTTGATCGTCGAAGACATTATCGACACAGGTAATACTCTGAACAAGATTAAAGAGATCCTGTCTTTAAGAGAACCTAAGTCTATCGAAATTTGTACCTTATTAGACAAGCCTTCACGTCGCGAAGTGCCTGTTCCAGTGAAGTGGATTGGCTTTGAGATCCCTGATGAGTTTGTTGTGGGTGTTGGTATCGACTACGCACAAAAATATCGTCATCTTCCTTTCATTGGTAAAGTGGTTCCACAAGAATAAGTGGGCAAAGGTTGAGATAAATAATGGCCCGCTGATACAGCGGGCCATTTGCCATGTTATCTCTAGAACACGGATTGTGTCGGCGGTCTAACGATGGCGCTATTCGTGAAACTTCATCACATCGCTATTGAGGATTTTTGCCATCGCAGCCTGATAGTTGACTTCGAGTGACTCTCGGCTGTAGCAACGCACGCCAATATCTTGCAGAAGGCCATCACCAATGCCATAGACAACGCCGTGAATTTCCACATCTTGTCCACGCTCCCAAGCGCTTTCCATAATCGTAGAATTGCCCAAGTTGTAGACTTGTTCTGCGACATTGATTTCACACAGTTTGTCGCCCCATTTCTCCTTCGGGAGCTCACCCAGCCAGTTACGATGCTTGAGGTAGAGATCGCGAATGTGCAGTAGCCAGTTATTGATCAAACCAAGGCGAGGATTTTCAATCGCAGCGTTTACCCCCCCACAACCGTAATGGCCACAGATGATGATGTGTTTGACTTTCAACACGTCAACAGCGTATTGCACAACCGAGAGGCAATTTAAATCGGTATGGATCACTTGGTTGGCTACATTACGATGAACAAATAATTCACCCGAGTAAAGTCCTGTCAAGCGTTCTGCAGGAACGCGACTGTCGGAACAACCAATCCAAAGAAAGCCGGGATTTTGCCCTTCTTCTAATTTGGAGAAATACTCCGGTTGATGCGATTTGATCTCTTCGGACCATTTCGAGTTATTTTCAAATAGTTGCTTGATTTCCGGCATGTTGCGTCTTACTTCCCTAAAAATTCTTGCATCACTATACACAATGTTACAATTTACCACCCGAAATAAATTGGCAGAAAAGCACTCATCTGACTAGTTATGGCATAAAAAATCATAAACTTAGCCGTTAACCAAACCATAAGTTATATGGTGTGACTTATGAGATCTAATTAACACTTAACGAAATAGGTTAACTTTTGCTAAAGTTGCGCGATTTATGTTTTTTACAGGGAGCTGAGTGATGTTTGGAGATCGTTTTAACGATATCAATCTGAAAGGGGATCTGTTTGGTGGGGTCACCACAGCCATTATTTCTCTGCCACTGGCATTAGCATTTGGAGTGGCCTCTGGCGCTGGGGCTGAAGCCGGTTTGTGGGGAGCGATTTTAGTCGGTTTATTTGCAGCGTTATTTGGTGGTTCATCTACCCTGATTTCTGAACCGACCGGACCAATGACGGTGATCATGACCGCGGTATTAACCAGCATGGTGGCGAAATACCCAGAATCTGGCATTGCCATCAGTTTTACCATCGTCATGATGGCTGGTGCCTTTCAGGTATTGATAGGCACATTGAAGTTAGGCAAATACATTACCCTAATGCCGTATAGCGTGGTGTCGGGTTTTATGTCTGGCATCGGCGTGATACTGATCATTTTGCAACTGTCCCCGTTACTTGGCCATGCTGCGCCTGCCGGTGGGGTTCTTGGCACACTTTCTGCGTTGCCTGAGACTATTTCCAACATGAAGTTTAGTGAGTTTTTCCTTGGCTTACTGACGTTGGGCATTCTGTTCTTTTTCCCTAAACAGTACCGCAAATATGTTCCTGCGCAATTGGTCGCGTTGGTGGCGGTCACGCTGCTTTCTGTCATCATTTTTGATTTTGACGATGTGCGCCGAATTGGCGAAATTCCAACGGGCCTACCTTCTCTTGTCGTGCCTGTGATTAATGGTGAAATCTTCACTGCGATGGTGATTGATGCTTTGGTGCTGGGCACGCTCGGTTGTATTGATACCTTATTGACGGCCGTGATTGGTGACTCTCTGACGCGTAAAGAGCATGATTCAGATAAAGAGCTGCGCGGGCAAGGTTTGGCGAACATGATCTCGGGTCTGTTTGGTGCGCTGCCTGGTGCGGGCGCGACCATGGGCACAGTGACTAATATTCAAGTGGGGGCGCGTTCTCCGTTATCTGGCGTGATTCGCGCCTTGATTCTGGCGCTGGTTGTTCTGGTCGCGAGCGGATTGACCGAGCCTATCCCAATGGCAGTTTTGGCGGGGATTGCGGTGTACGTCGGTTTCGGCATTTTGGACTGGAGCTTCATTCAACGCGCGCACCGCGTGAGCGTGCAAGGCATGGCGATCATGTATGGCGTGATGTTGCTGACGGTGTTTGTTGATCTGATTGTGGCGGGGGGGCTAGGTGTCTTCATTTCCAATATCCTTATTATCGAGCGCCTCAGTCGCGTGCAAGCCAAGCAAGTGAAAGCAATCAGTGACGCGGATGAAAACGATGTGCCACTGACGGACAGCGAGCGTGGCTTGCTTGATCGTGCTAATGGCAAAGTGCTGTTTTTTTACCTCTCTGGCCCGATGATTTTCAGTGTCTCGAAAGCGATCTCGCGTCAGCACAGCAGCATTGCCGATTACGAAGCGATGATTCTCGATCTGACCGACGTGCCGATGATTGATGTCACCGTTGGCCTCGCATTAGAAAACGCCATTAAAGATGCGCAAGAAGCTCAATGCGATGTCTACTTACTCTGCCCGAATGAGCGAGTTCGTGAGCAGCTTGAAAAGTTCCACGTGCTGGATTTGGTGCCGGATGAAAATACCTTTAAATTCCGCTATGAAGCACTCAACGCTGCGGTGAATAAAGTTGAGCAAGATGAGCACCAAGGCGCGTTTGTTTAAGCGTGTAAATCGGTGAATGAGTCGTAGAAAAACGCAGAGGTCTTCCTCTGCGTTTTTATTATCCGTGCGGGCAGTTTTTTATGATTAATTGCTAATGTAGGGTTGAAAAATCGCCACTAAAGCGTCATTTGATAGGCATCATAGAGAAAAAGAGCAATACAACATTATGTATGCATTACAAATTGAGCAGCTACGAAAAACGTATGCTGGAGGCTTCGAGGCGCTAAAAGGCATCAGTTTAGGCGTACAAGAAGGGGATTTTTATGCGCTGCTGGGGCCAAATGGCGCGGGGAAATCCACCACAATAGGCGTGATTTCTTCTCTGGTGAACAAAACATCGGGCAACGTCAAAGTTTTTGGTTACGACATTGATCGCGATTTGGAGTTGGCAAAGCAGCATCTTGGCTTGGTACCACAAGAGTTTAACTTCAACCAGTTTGAAACCGTGGAGCAGATCGTGTTGCAGCAGGCGGGTTATTACGGTGTGTCGCGTGAACTCGCCAAGCAACGAGCAGAGAAGTATCTGACTAAGCTCGATTTGTGGGAAAAGCGCAAAGAGCGAGCAAGAAATCTTTCTGGTGGGATGAAGCGTCGTCTGATGATCGCACGTGCTCTGATGCATGAACCTAAACTGCTGATTTTAGATGAGCCAACGGCGGGTGTTGATATCGAGCTGCGTCGTTCAATGTGGGAGTTTCTCAAAGAGATCAATCAAAAGCAGGGCATTACCATCATTTTGACCACTCACTATTTGGAAGAGGCTGAAATGCTGTGCCGCAATATCGGCATCATCAACCGAGGTGAGTTAATTGAAAACACCACGATGAAGTCTTTGCTGGCTAAGTTAGATGTGGAAACGTTCATTTTGGATCTTGCCCCAAATTCGCCGATGCCTTGTTTGGAAGGTGTGGTCTCATCTCGTGTTGAAAATGATTCTTTGGAGATTGAAGTGGAGAAAACCCAGCCGTTAAACCATGTGTTCAGTCAGTTGAGTGAGCAGGGGGTAATGGTCATGTCGATGCGCAATAAAGCCAATCGCTTAGAAGAGCTGTTTGTGAACATCGTGCGTGAACAGGTGAAGGAGAAGTAATATGTATCGTCTTTATTGGACGGCTTTTTGTAGCCTGTTAACCAAAGAGATTAACCGCTTTACTCGTATTTGGGTACAAACCTTGGTCCCGCCTGCGATCACGATGACGCTTTATTTTATTATTTTCGGGAGCTTGATTGGTTCGCGGATTGGTGAAATGAACGGTTTCAGTTACATGGAATATATCGTACCTGGTTTGATCATGATGTCGGTGATTACTAACTCTTATTCCAACGTCGCTTCATCATTCTTTAGTGCCAAATTTCAGCGTAATATCGAAGAGTTGCTAGTGGCACCCGTGCCAAATTACGTGATTATTTTGGGTTTTGTCATGGGCGGTGTCGCTCGTGGTTTGCTAGTGGGCGCCATGGTTACCATGGTCTCTTTGCTGTTCGTTGATTTGCAAGTTGAGCATTGGGGAATCATCATTGCGACGGTCTTTTTGACGTCGGTGGTCTTTTCGTTAGGTGGTTTGATCAACGCTGTTTTTGCCCGAACGTTTGACGATATTTCGATTATCCCTACGTTTGTGCTCACGCCATTGACCTATCTTGGCGGTGTTTTCTACTCCATTCAGTTATTGCCAGAGTTTTGGCAAGGGGTGTCGCAGATCAACCCGATTGTCTATATGGTTAACGCGTTTCGTTATGGTTTCCTTGGTGTTTCTGACGTGGGGATCGCTACATCGTTTACGGTGCTAAGTGCGTTTGTTGTCTTACTTTATGGCGTGGCGCACTACTTAGTGACACGTGGTATCGGCTTGCGTTCTTAACGAAAACGAATGTTCAGTTCACAGATAGCAAAAAGGGATTGCCGATGGCAATCCCTTTATTCTTTGTACGGGAAGTGTTTAGGTCAGTAATGAGACATCAGTGACTGTTTTCACTTTCTGACTCGGCGCTGTCGACTTCTTCTTTGCTGTCTTTCACCAACTCAACCACTTGATTGTCGATCAGGCGAGCTTTGCCCAAGAAAGCGGACATCAGAATAACGGCTTGCGTGCTCTCCGCGTTGACCACTTGTAGAGTACGTGCATCACGGATGAAAATTTCATCTGGGTGCAAGCCTGCGGCGCGCAATTGATCGCTGGCGTCTTCGATGATCGAAGCAAAGTCGTCACGGCCACCACGGATAGCACTGCTGATCCAACGCATGGTACGAGCCAAGACAGGCGCACGTTGGCGCTCATCAATGGTCAATAAGCCATTGCGAGAGCTCATGGCAAGGCCATCCATTTCACGCACGGTAGGAACACCAATAATCTCAATGTCCATTGCCAAATCGGTGGTCATTTTGCGAATGATAGCAAGCTGTTGGAAATCTTTTTCACCAAAGCAAGCCACATCCGGCTGAACAATGTTAAATAGCTTAGTAACCACTGTCGCAACGCCGCGGAAATGGCCTGGGCGCGATGCCCCTTCCAGCATGGTTGATAAGCCGGGGACTTCAACGAGAGTCTGCTTATCCAAGCCTTCTGGGTAGATCATTTCAGGTGTTGGAGTAAAGACCAGTTCAACCGCTTCACCGTTGAGTTTACTGAGATCGTCTTCCAAGGTTCTTGGATAATTATTTAAATCGTCAGCGCGATCAAACTGCATTGGGTTGACAAAAATACTGACGACCACGATATCAGCGTGCTCACGTGCTTTGCGCACGAGCGTTAAGTGGCCTTCATGTAAATTGCCCATGGTTGGAACAAAAGCAATTCGACGTCCTTCGCGTTTGAACGTTTTGATCTGTTCACGAAGGGCTGAAATTTCGGCAAAGGTTTGCATCTACATTATCCTCTAAGCAATGGTGTGCGCTTCATCAGGGAAGGTGCCTGCTTGTACTTGTTCCATGTACAGCGCCACGGCTTTGCGCATATCTCCTGTTTCTGCCAGGAAATTTTTCGAGAATTTTGGCATGTAATTGGCTGAAATACCAAACATATCGTGCATCACGAGGATTTGGCCATCGGTGACATTTCCAGCGCCAATACCAATCACGGGTACATCCAGCACTTGAGTAATTCGTGCTGCTAGCTCAGCAGGTACACACTCAAGTAGAACGATTTGTGCGCCTGCCGCTTGCAACGCCAGTGCATCTTTGACCATGCGATCGGCTTTTTCCTGATCGCGGCCTTGCACTTTGTAACCACCAAAAATATTAACGGATTGTGGTGTTAAACCGAGGTGGGCACACACTGGAACCGCACGCTCTGTGAGCATTTTTACCGTATCAACCAGCCAATCGCCACCTTCGATTTTGACCATGTTGGCGCCCGCTCGCATTAATTGCGCCGCGTTTTCACAGGCTTGCTCTGGTGTGGCGTAACTCATAAATGGCATATCCGCCATCAATAGACAATTTGGGCTACCCGCACGAACACAGCGTGTGTGGTAAGCAATGTCTTCAACAGTCACTGGAAGCGTGTCATTTTTGCCTTGCAACACCATACCAAGAGAGTCGCCGACCAGTAACACTGGCATTTCTTGGCTCTCAAAAAGTTGCGCAAAACTTGCATCGTATGCTGTTGAAGTCGCAAATTTACGACCTTCCTGCTTCCACTTAATCAGGTCATTAATGGTGATTTTTTTCATGATTTTTCCTTACCAGGATTTGGCTATGAATGCCAAATGCCGAGGCCATTCTTATCCACTATTGTGAGAAGTTGAGATAGCTCGGTCCCATCAGGGAGGGTTAAATTTGGTGCGATTTCAGCGAGCGGGTAGAGCACGAACTCGCGCTCCTTCATTCCGTAGTGAGGAATGGTCAATCGCTCGGAGTCGATCACCTCATCGCCGTAAAGAATAATATCTAAATCGAGGGTTCTTGGGCCCCAACGTTCTTCTTTACGGACACGCCCTTGTTCCAGTTCAATGGCTTGAGTGCAATCGAGCAGTTCCAACGGCGTTAATTCGGTTTCTATAGCAGCGACCGCATTGATGTAGTCTGGCTGATCTTGCGGGCCCATCGGGGAGCTGCTGTAGAGCTGTGAAGCGACAAGAAGGCGCGATTTTGGCAGCGTTTTTAGTGCATCAATGGCGCTCTTGGCTTGGCTAACAGGATCGGCAAGATTACTGCCAATGGCAATATAGGCAGTAATCATGATTTGGCTTTGCTCTTTTTCTTATTAAAAGAACGACGCTTACGGCCGGATTTTGAACTGCCAGCAGGGCCTTCGAGATCGTTTACCATCGCTAGGCGCATTTCACGACCTGCATTTTGGAACGTGCCCCACCACTTGGCCAATGTTGCCGTTTCACCGCCTTCGATCTCTCCTCGCATTTCTAGGAAGTCAAAACCAGCACGGAATTTGTTGAGTTCCATTAGGCGGAAAGCACGTTTACCGTTGCGACGAGGTAGACGCAGTTGCAGTTGCCAAATTTCACGGATGGTCGCGGTGTGGCGGCGCGGAATAGCTATCGAGCGCACCTGTTCATCAAGGATCAGGTTGCTCGCTTCCATGACGGCGTCGTAGTGACACAAATTGTGGCTATCCATCAATTTGTCTGCCAGCTCAAGCAGCGGATACCACAGCATAGCCGCAAACATGTAAGCGGGATTAATGCGCTTGCCTTCTTCGACACGAATGTCAGTGGAATCTAAGACTAAGTCCAACATCTGCTCAGCTTTGGAAGAGTAATCCTCGGTGAAATAAGCTGAGATCGCTGGGAACATTTGTTGGAATAGATTGTATTCACGCATGAGGTGATACGTTTCCAAGCCATGGCCCGATTGCAGTAGCTTAAGCGATTCTTCGTATAAACGCGCGGCAGGGATGTCTCTTAACAAGTACGCCATCTCTTCAATCGGTGCGGCCGTGTCTTCTTCGATATCGAAGTCGAGCTTGGCGGCAAATCGAATCGCGCGAAGCATACGTACAGGATCTTCACGATAGCGAGTCTCAGGATCGCCAATTAAGCGTACTAAGCGATCTTCAAGGTCTTCAACACCACCTGCATAATCATGGATCGAGTAATCTGCAATGTTGTAGTACATCGCATTGATGGTGAAGTCACGTCGTTCAGCATCTTCATCAATGGTGCCATACACGTTATCACGCAACAGCATGCCTTCTTTTGACTGCTGGGAGATCTGCGAATTGGCATCTTGGTGGTGTCCACGGAACGTGGCCACTTCAATGATTTCGCGACCAAACATGATATGCGCTAGTCGAAAGCGGCGACCAATCAGGCGGCAGTTACGGAATAACTGCTTTAGCTGCTCAGGTGTCGCGTTGGTTGCAATATCAAAATCTTTTGGGCTTTGTCCCAGCAGTAAATCACGTACGCCACCGCCAACAAGATAAGCGTCGAAGCCGGCACCATGAAGTCGGTACAGTACTTTTAGCGCATGGTCGCTAATCTGCTTGCGCGAAATATTGTGCTCTTGACGAGTAATGACATTTAAAGCGAGTTCCGGACACGTGGTGGAATCGCATGTTGTATATTCGTTTTTATTCATGTGCATCTGGCAACAGTGAATGATCATCACTTTGCATGGGTTAGTTTTTACGCCGATTTGGCCTGAATTTGCGCCCTATAATAGCTCACGCCGTGCCATTTGAGAATCGCGCCGTGATTTCTAGCGATTCGGGCAACTGATTTAAGCGCCAATTTTGTACACCCCAATGCAGAATTTCATCCAAATTGGCCTGATGAAGTTCTTTGGGAATGGCAAAACCTAGAAACGCCATCGCTTCAAGAATCATAGAGGCTGGATGTGTCAAATCAATGCCAGTGGCATGATTTTGTTTGGAGAGTTTGTTGCCATTTTTATCCATTGCCAGTGGCAAGTGCAAATATCGGACAGGAACTTGACCAAGCATGCGGTATAAGCTGATTTGACGACCGGTTGGTTCGATTAAATCAGCGCCACGCACCACTTCGGTCACACCCTGATCGATATCGTCCAATACCACTGCAAGATTATAGGCAAACAAACCATCACGGCGCTTGATGATGAAATCTTCTTGCGCGAGTTCGAGAGGAATGTGCATCTGCCCATGACGAAGATCGTCAAAATGAGTGATTGGCTGCGTCATTTTGAGACGAATAGCCCCTGCATCCAAATGCAATTCTTGGCAATGGCCGTTGTAATAGCCACCCATTTCTTTGATCTGCTTGCGACTGCACTGGCAGTAATAGGCTTGGCCACTTTGCAGCCAGTGGTCAATTTGCGCTTGATAGAGGTGATGACGCTGGCTTTGGTAAACCACTTCACCATCCCAAAATAAGTGATAAGTTTCGAGCGTTTTTAAAATCAAATCCGCCGCCCCCGGCATTTCTCGAGGCGGATCGAGATCTTCAATGCGCACTAACCACTGACCATGTTGAGATTTGGCTTGAAAGTAGCTGCCTAAAGCAGCAATCAAAGAGCCAAAATGCAATGGGCCTGATGGGGAAGGGGCAAAACGACCGATGTAGCTCATGGATGTCATCTCAAAACAAAAAGGGAGCATCAGCTCCCTTAATCATGTTAGGCAGGTTATTCTTAACCTTGCATTTGCTTCTCTTTGATCTCTGCAAGCGTTTTACAGTCGATACAAAGATCGGCAGTTGGGCGTGCTTCTAAACGGCGAATGCCGATTTCCACACCACAAGATTCACAGAAACCGAAATCATCATCTTTGATTTTATCCAGCGTCTTCTCAATTTTCTTGATCAGGCGGCGCTCGCGGTCACGGTTACGCAGTTCTAGGCTGAATTCTTCTTCTTGAGAGGCACGGTCAACTGGGTCAGGAAAATTCGCCGCTTCGTCCTGCATGTGGTGAACAGTACGGTCAACTTCTTCCCTAAGCTGATTACGCCAAGCTTCTAAAATCTTTCTAAAGTGAGCCACTTGGTCTGGTGACATGTATTCTTCACCAGCTTTTTCCTGATATGGCTCCACACCTGCAATGGCTAGGATGCCTAGCGTTTTTTTCTTCGATTCTGGCATACAGCATCTCCTACTTACACCTAGTCAACTGCTAAGCAGCTAATTTAAGGCGGGTATCTATAGCAGAAAGAGGCGGTGCTGGCAAACTATCAATCGTAAACTTAACGTCAATGTGAAGACCACATCATTTTTCTAGCTATTGTTAAACGCAATAGCAGAATTGAGTTTGATTTCAGTATTGCTGATCTCTGCTTTATAGCAGAGGACTTCAACTCCGGCTTTTTGTGCTTGTTTGAGTAATTGGGAATATTTGGCGTCTATATGGAGCGCCGCAGCAACTTTTTCAATACCTGAATGTAAAACAGCAAATAAAAGTATGGCTCTACTTCCATTTTGTGCCATTTCTGTGAGCTCTCGCAGGTGTTTTTGTCCACGGGTGGTCACTGCATCAGGAAAGAAGCCTTGTCCAGGCTCGGTGTCATCTAGCAAGGTGACACTCTTTACTTCTATATAGCACGCTGGTCGGTCGCTTGCGCTGAGCAAGATATCAATTCGACTATTTTCATGACCATATTTCACTTCAGTTTGAAGTCGCTCATACCCTGAGAGCTCTTTAATCCAGCCTTGCTCAATGGCTTCCACCGCGAGTTGGTTGGCGCGAATGGTATTGACACAGATAAGATGACCCTGCTCCGTTTCTGTAATTTCCCAACTGTGGGGGTATTTTCGTTTGGTGTTGTTGGAAGTGGAATACCACACTTTATCACCAGGGGTTGCGCAACCAGTCATAGCGCCGGTATTGGCACAATGAATCGTGCCTGTATCGCCGCTT
This window encodes:
- the dksA gene encoding RNA polymerase-binding protein DksA, producing MPESKKKTLGILAIAGVEPYQEKAGEEYMSPDQVAHFRKILEAWRNQLREEVDRTVHHMQDEAANFPDPVDRASQEEEFSLELRNRDRERRLIKKIEKTLDKIKDDDFGFCESCGVEIGIRRLEARPTADLCIDCKTLAEIKEKQMQG
- the sfsA gene encoding DNA/RNA nuclease SfsA; protein product: MHFEPALDCALLQKRYKRFLADVTYQSGDTGTIHCANTGAMTGCATPGDKVWYSTSNNTKRKYPHSWEITETEQGHLICVNTIRANQLAVEAIEQGWIKELSGYERLQTEVKYGHENSRIDILLSASDRPACYIEVKSVTLLDDTEPGQGFFPDAVTTRGQKHLRELTEMAQNGSRAILLFAVLHSGIEKVAAALHIDAKYSQLLKQAQKAGVEVLCYKAEISNTEIKLNSAIAFNNS